A stretch of Paenibacillus sp. URB8-2 DNA encodes these proteins:
- a CDS encoding conserved virulence factor C family protein → MKITFIEPTPSPHTMKLHLDESLEPGVRRTYTPESLRSAPSWAREMLSIPGVTSVFHTADFAAVERKPSADWAAILREVQSRFGGESSGEADWSLTDENAGAHFGEAQVFVQMFRAIPIQIRVKTGSSEERIALSPRFTKAVTDVASAVLIKERKLSDYGVRYGEPKEIAREVEQELEAAYPQERLDSLVQQAIAHGVTGGEFIEQRSKRGQDELLRDLASEDWRARYAALEDLTPSPELLPHIAAALHDPKLLIRRLAVVYLGDLRTTEAMALLYDAMQDKAPAVRRTAGDTLSDIGDPAATPVMIDALKDASKIVRWRAARFLYEVGTSEARGALEAAVNDPEFEVGLQARMALERIESGEEAAGTVWQQMAERGRG, encoded by the coding sequence ATGAAGATTACATTTATTGAACCGACGCCTAGTCCGCATACGATGAAGCTTCATCTGGATGAAAGTCTCGAGCCGGGGGTACGCAGAACCTATACGCCGGAAAGCCTGCGCTCGGCGCCTTCCTGGGCGCGGGAGATGCTGTCCATTCCGGGCGTGACAAGCGTCTTTCATACCGCCGACTTCGCTGCGGTGGAGCGCAAGCCATCGGCGGACTGGGCTGCAATTCTTCGTGAAGTGCAGTCCCGCTTCGGCGGCGAATCGTCCGGGGAAGCAGACTGGAGCCTGACGGATGAGAACGCGGGAGCGCACTTCGGGGAGGCGCAGGTGTTCGTCCAAATGTTCCGCGCCATCCCGATCCAGATCCGGGTCAAGACCGGATCAAGCGAGGAACGCATCGCGCTGTCGCCGCGATTCACCAAGGCGGTGACGGATGTGGCGAGCGCCGTCCTGATCAAGGAGCGCAAGCTAAGTGATTACGGCGTCCGCTACGGCGAGCCGAAGGAAATTGCGCGCGAGGTCGAGCAGGAGCTGGAGGCCGCCTATCCGCAGGAGCGTCTCGATTCGCTGGTGCAGCAGGCTATCGCGCACGGAGTTACGGGCGGTGAATTCATCGAGCAGCGCAGCAAGCGCGGGCAGGACGAACTGCTTCGCGACCTTGCGAGCGAAGACTGGCGCGCGCGCTATGCAGCGCTTGAAGATTTGACGCCTTCGCCAGAGCTGCTGCCGCACATCGCCGCGGCCCTGCACGATCCGAAGCTGCTGATCCGCCGGCTGGCCGTCGTCTACCTCGGCGATCTGCGCACGACCGAAGCGATGGCGCTGCTGTACGATGCCATGCAGGATAAAGCTCCCGCCGTGCGGCGCACCGCCGGCGATACCCTCTCCGACATCGGCGATCCCGCCGCAACGCCGGTCATGATCGACGCGCTGAAGGATGCCAGCAAAATCGTCCGCTGGCGCGCCGCCCGCTTTCTGTACGAAGTCGGCACGTCCGAGGCGCGCGGGGCGCTGGAAGCGGCGGTTAACGATCCCGAATTCGAAGTCGGACTCCAGGCGCGCATGGCGCTGGAACGCATTGAATCCGGCGAAGAAGCCGCCGGAACCGTCTGGCAGCAGATGGCGGAACGTGGACGCGGGTAA
- a CDS encoding IS110 family transposase yields the protein MEPVIGVDVAKGFSVIQAFLKRNEPWGKAISISHEQSGFEQLGEILTELQAQTGISPAVVLEATGHYHRGLVAYLERSGWTYFIVNPLQAKRAKGTQLRKVKTDAADAWHLAEMYYRGDVTPHRTWDEGFTELQHVTRQHEFVTGMFVQAKLNMRALLDQVFPAYEKVFRNLFSVTSLYVLARCLEGQTEDLHVVIRKSAGKSHSEKWVEAKAETLREVMSRWGEQPRSRAQTSVLRSMVDLVLAFTDQLSELEKQMNEMARGLPEVELVKSIPGIGDKLAAAIVAEIGDVRQFKEAKQLVAFAGLDPGIFRSGKFTATSSRITKRGSKRLRRALYLAVQCGIRGRTNPRIREYYDKKRKEGKPYKVVVIACANKLLHHVYAILCKQQPFQT from the coding sequence ATGGAACCTGTTATAGGAGTAGATGTGGCCAAGGGATTCAGTGTCATACAAGCTTTTTTAAAGCGGAACGAGCCTTGGGGGAAGGCGATAAGCATCTCGCATGAGCAAAGCGGATTTGAGCAATTGGGGGAGATTCTGACGGAACTGCAGGCACAGACAGGGATTTCTCCAGCTGTCGTTCTGGAAGCGACCGGTCATTATCACCGTGGACTTGTCGCCTATCTAGAGCGCAGCGGATGGACGTACTTCATTGTCAACCCGTTACAAGCAAAACGAGCGAAAGGCACACAGTTGCGCAAGGTAAAGACGGATGCTGCAGATGCCTGGCACTTAGCCGAAATGTATTACCGGGGAGATGTTACACCGCATCGGACTTGGGATGAGGGGTTTACGGAGCTCCAACATGTAACCAGACAACATGAGTTTGTGACGGGGATGTTTGTGCAAGCGAAGTTAAACATGAGGGCCTTGCTGGATCAAGTTTTCCCGGCGTACGAGAAGGTGTTTCGCAATCTATTCTCGGTAACCTCTCTGTACGTGCTGGCTCGCTGCCTGGAAGGTCAAACTGAGGATTTGCATGTGGTCATCCGAAAAAGTGCAGGGAAATCACATTCTGAGAAGTGGGTAGAAGCTAAGGCGGAAACCCTTAGAGAAGTGATGTCCCGCTGGGGTGAACAACCAAGAAGTCGCGCTCAAACCTCCGTTCTCCGCAGTATGGTGGACTTAGTTCTAGCGTTTACAGATCAATTGAGCGAACTGGAGAAGCAGATGAATGAGATGGCAAGGGGTCTTCCGGAGGTTGAGCTCGTGAAGAGTATACCGGGAATCGGAGATAAGCTCGCAGCCGCAATTGTCGCAGAGATCGGAGATGTACGGCAGTTTAAAGAAGCCAAACAACTGGTGGCTTTTGCAGGTTTAGACCCTGGAATATTCAGATCCGGCAAATTCACGGCGACCAGCTCCAGAATTACAAAACGCGGCTCCAAGAGGCTTCGTCGGGCGTTATATCTAGCCGTACAGTGCGGTATTCGAGGAAGAACAAACCCAAGGATACGGGAGTATTACGACAAAAAAAGAAAAGAGGGCAAGCCCTACAAGGTGGTCGTGATCGCTTGCGCCAACAAGCTACTCCATCACGTGTACGCCATCCTATGTAAGCAGCAGCCCTTCCAAACTTAA
- a CDS encoding transglutaminase domain-containing protein, with protein MGKMTKAVLLGMLAAAAVPPAVYWGMDYAYAAASGSVMRSVGDMTQRLSGAMNSRKESVTFTYEGKTSSLKSQIQTALDRAMSSDPYLNYIVNSYSFSYRGGSRSATVSVRLAYRESLQQTAYVNGRVKTILSEIITPGMTADEKVKAIHDWVVLNLKYDTTYTKYTAYEGLKSGSAVCQGYSLLTYKLLKGAGIANKIVEGTAWQGGSGQSHAWNLVQLNGRWYHLDTTWDDPTPDREGAVSTAYYLRTDNQMRRDHTWTRAYPAAAVEYSRTLGELASAGGEKRSVYQKLQRELRYDLYEESGIVNTAAELAGLAQQARKAGEASLLFRYDGSESRLVSDLQQLYKTGFKDLSYKTSSFEDTGDLKVELFWQ; from the coding sequence ATGGGTAAGATGACAAAAGCCGTACTATTGGGCATGTTGGCTGCCGCCGCCGTGCCGCCGGCCGTGTATTGGGGAATGGATTACGCCTATGCCGCGGCAAGCGGAAGCGTCATGCGTTCTGTCGGCGATATGACCCAGCGACTGAGCGGAGCGATGAATAGCCGCAAAGAGAGCGTCACGTTTACATATGAAGGAAAGACCTCAAGCCTGAAGTCGCAAATACAAACGGCGCTGGATCGGGCGATGTCGAGCGATCCCTATTTGAACTATATTGTGAACAGCTACAGCTTCTCCTACCGGGGAGGATCACGCTCGGCGACCGTAAGTGTCCGGCTTGCCTACCGCGAATCGCTTCAGCAGACTGCTTACGTCAACGGACGGGTCAAGACGATCTTGAGCGAGATTATTACTCCGGGAATGACGGCCGATGAAAAAGTTAAGGCGATCCACGACTGGGTGGTGCTTAACCTGAAATATGACACGACCTACACCAAATATACGGCGTATGAAGGGCTGAAAAGCGGCAGCGCCGTTTGTCAGGGCTACTCGCTTCTGACCTACAAGCTGCTGAAGGGCGCGGGCATTGCGAATAAAATCGTGGAAGGCACCGCGTGGCAAGGGGGCTCGGGCCAATCGCATGCCTGGAATCTGGTTCAGCTGAACGGACGCTGGTACCACCTGGATACGACCTGGGACGATCCCACACCCGACCGGGAGGGGGCCGTCAGCACGGCTTATTATTTGCGCACCGACAATCAGATGCGCCGCGACCATACCTGGACGCGCGCCTATCCGGCTGCGGCTGTGGAGTATTCCCGTACGCTGGGTGAACTGGCAAGCGCCGGAGGCGAGAAGCGGTCGGTCTACCAGAAACTTCAGCGGGAGCTAAGGTACGATCTATATGAGGAAAGCGGAATCGTCAATACCGCGGCTGAGCTGGCCGGTCTGGCGCAGCAGGCACGGAAAGCGGGGGAAGCTTCTCTGCTGTTCCGCTACGACGGAAGCGAGAGCAGGCTGGTGAGCGATTTGCAGCAGTTGTACAAGACAGGCTTCAAGGATCTGAGCTATAAGACATCCTCGTTTGAGGATACAGGGGATTTGAAGGTGGAGCTCTTTTGGCAGTAA
- a CDS encoding IS110 family transposase, with translation MNYTTKYVGLDVSKETIAVAVAESGRDAARYVGAIKHEAGAIRKLLKQLGKKEELEVCYEAGPTGYGLHRLLTSLGVRCMVVAPSLIPVRRGDQVKTDRRDALRLSELLRAGELSGVYVPSAEDEALRDLVRAREDAREDLHRAKQRLLKFLLRYSITPPAGIKRRWTKRYRLWLEGLKLEQEAQAITFREYLHAVKEGEERLKRIETGLLEQAAQGANGALVKALQGLRGVAFVTAVSLVAEIGSFRRFRSPMQLMAYLGLVPREYSSGQSVRRGKLTKTGNRHARRLLVEAAWSYRHKPAVRGEIAKRQEELNPQIQLISWKAQERLHTKYRKLVQRGKAKNLAVAAVARELCGFVWAVACEVESAAAH, from the coding sequence ATGAATTATACCACAAAATATGTAGGATTGGATGTATCGAAAGAAACAATAGCGGTGGCGGTAGCGGAAAGCGGCAGAGACGCCGCCCGCTATGTGGGAGCGATCAAGCACGAAGCTGGAGCGATCCGCAAACTGCTGAAACAACTGGGAAAAAAGGAAGAGCTGGAGGTTTGCTACGAGGCCGGGCCGACGGGCTACGGACTGCACCGTTTGCTGACGAGCCTGGGTGTGCGCTGCATGGTAGTGGCGCCATCGCTCATCCCGGTACGGCGTGGAGATCAGGTCAAGACGGACCGGCGGGATGCTTTGCGCCTTTCGGAGCTGCTTCGGGCCGGCGAACTGAGCGGGGTCTACGTGCCAAGCGCGGAAGACGAAGCGCTGCGGGACCTGGTGCGGGCGCGGGAAGACGCCCGGGAAGATCTGCACCGGGCGAAGCAGCGGCTGCTGAAGTTTCTGTTGCGGTACTCAATCACACCGCCGGCGGGAATTAAACGTAGATGGACGAAACGCTACCGGCTGTGGCTGGAAGGGCTGAAGCTGGAGCAGGAAGCGCAAGCGATAACGTTTCGGGAATATTTGCACGCCGTGAAAGAAGGAGAAGAGCGGCTGAAGAGGATCGAAACGGGACTTTTGGAGCAGGCCGCCCAGGGCGCGAACGGAGCGTTGGTCAAGGCGCTGCAAGGGTTGCGAGGGGTGGCATTCGTGACGGCGGTGTCGCTGGTGGCCGAAATCGGCAGTTTCCGGCGTTTTCGCAGCCCGATGCAACTGATGGCGTACCTGGGGCTGGTGCCGAGGGAGTATTCGTCAGGGCAGAGTGTGCGGCGGGGGAAACTGACAAAGACGGGGAACCGGCATGCGCGGCGTTTGCTGGTGGAAGCGGCGTGGAGCTACCGGCACAAGCCGGCGGTGCGGGGCGAAATCGCCAAGCGACAGGAAGAATTAAACCCGCAGATTCAGCTGATTTCATGGAAGGCCCAGGAACGGTTGCATACGAAATACCGGAAGCTGGTACAACGAGGTAAGGCGAAGAATCTGGCGGTGGCCGCAGTGGCGCGTGAATTATGCGGGTTTGTGTGGGCGGTGGCCTGCGAAGTGGAGAGCGCTGCGGCCCACTAG
- a CDS encoding GNAT family N-acetyltransferase has protein sequence MIQLETLSRENLEKEGSYCYQNSPNSESCQRKNNWLSAELEKYISYAKITDDGRLRGFIEFAEAFYFSKMVYADLYMVIHCLWVWPGEEYDSRLIDHCLEESERLGKQGIAVIVNSGNSWTSYKEIFLKNGFKTVDKVPGGYELLALKLHSDAYDPFFPCDWEEQLNRYKRLTLLRAFQCPYVQSLTANFDKAAVALHHISDGIDDPHSRDALTPLSPTPYGVFGAVCDDTLISTHRLTVQALVEQLKNRTSR, from the coding sequence ATGATACAGCTTGAAACCTTATCACGGGAGAATCTTGAGAAAGAAGGAAGCTACTGCTATCAAAACAGCCCAAATTCAGAAAGCTGCCAGAGAAAAAACAACTGGTTAAGCGCCGAATTGGAGAAGTATATAAGCTATGCAAAAATAACGGATGACGGGAGGCTGCGAGGGTTTATAGAATTCGCGGAGGCCTTCTATTTTTCGAAAATGGTCTATGCCGATTTATATATGGTTATTCATTGTTTGTGGGTCTGGCCCGGAGAAGAGTATGACAGCAGGCTGATCGATCATTGTCTGGAGGAGTCGGAAAGATTGGGCAAGCAAGGAATTGCCGTTATTGTCAATTCGGGAAATTCGTGGACATCGTACAAGGAAATCTTCCTGAAAAATGGCTTTAAAACGGTGGACAAGGTGCCTGGGGGTTATGAGCTTCTAGCTCTCAAGCTTCATTCGGACGCTTATGACCCTTTCTTTCCCTGTGACTGGGAAGAGCAGCTGAACCGCTATAAGAGGCTGACTCTTCTCCGTGCTTTTCAGTGTCCCTATGTTCAAAGTTTAACCGCGAATTTTGACAAAGCCGCCGTTGCACTCCATCATATCAGCGACGGAATTGATGATCCGCACAGCCGTGATGCTCTGACCCCCTTGTCCCCCACCCCTTACGGCGTATTCGGAGCTGTGTGCGACGACACTCTCATCTCCACTCATCGGCTAACAGTGCAAGCCTTGGTAGAACAGCTGAAAAATCGTACAAGCCGATAG
- a CDS encoding glutaredoxin family protein: MENVVVYTSTNCPHCRQVKSFLSEKGISYEERNIEQNDDYAQQVWDMGMRAVPVTVIGEHKIVGMNKTQFDKVLAAAQ, translated from the coding sequence ATGGAAAACGTTGTGGTGTACACATCCACCAATTGTCCGCACTGCCGTCAGGTCAAGAGCTTTTTGAGCGAGAAGGGAATCTCTTACGAGGAGCGCAATATCGAGCAGAACGACGATTATGCGCAGCAGGTATGGGATATGGGCATGCGCGCCGTGCCTGTCACAGTGATTGGTGAACATAAAATCGTAGGCATGAACAAAACGCAGTTCGACAAAGTATTGGCGGCTGCGCAATAA
- the trxB gene encoding thioredoxin-disulfide reductase — MYKSIIVGTGPAGLTAAIYLARANLNPLVIEGPQPGGQLTTTTEIENFPGFPEGILGTELMDNMRAQAERFGAKFVTGWVNSVELGERPFKLNVEDMGTLETDTLIISTGATAKYLGIPGEQDNVGRGVSTCATCDGFFFRGKEIIVVGGGDSALEEAGFLTRFASKVTLVHRREELRASKIMQDRVRDNAKVEWALSRTPLEVVAGDNGVTGLKVLNNETGEEEIIEASGVFVAIGHHPNTAFLGGQITTDANGYIVTNPGTSETNIPGVFACGDVQDTRYRQAITAAGSGCKAAMDAEKYIESLEHSAVML; from the coding sequence ATGTATAAATCCATTATTGTCGGTACCGGACCCGCCGGTCTGACTGCTGCTATCTACTTGGCCCGGGCCAATCTGAATCCGCTGGTTATCGAAGGTCCGCAGCCGGGAGGCCAGCTTACCACGACGACAGAGATCGAGAACTTCCCGGGATTTCCGGAAGGCATCTTGGGAACGGAACTTATGGACAACATGCGGGCTCAGGCTGAGCGTTTCGGTGCGAAATTTGTTACCGGCTGGGTCAACAGCGTGGAGCTGGGCGAGCGTCCCTTCAAGCTGAATGTTGAAGATATGGGTACGCTTGAGACCGATACGCTGATTATTTCCACCGGAGCTACGGCAAAGTATCTGGGCATTCCCGGAGAGCAGGACAATGTGGGCCGGGGCGTCAGCACCTGCGCAACCTGCGACGGCTTTTTCTTCCGGGGCAAGGAGATTATCGTGGTGGGCGGCGGGGATTCCGCGCTTGAGGAAGCCGGCTTCCTGACCCGCTTCGCTTCGAAGGTAACGCTGGTTCACCGCCGGGAAGAACTCCGCGCCTCCAAGATCATGCAGGACCGCGTGCGCGACAACGCGAAAGTGGAATGGGCGCTGAGCCGCACACCGCTTGAAGTTGTGGCGGGCGACAACGGCGTGACCGGGCTGAAGGTGCTGAACAACGAGACCGGCGAAGAAGAGATCATCGAAGCAAGCGGCGTGTTCGTGGCGATCGGACATCATCCGAATACGGCCTTCCTCGGAGGCCAGATTACCACTGATGCGAACGGTTATATTGTGACGAATCCGGGCACTTCCGAAACGAACATTCCGGGCGTGTTCGCCTGCGGCGATGTTCAGGATACCCGGTACAGACAGGCAATTACAGCAGCGGGCAGCGGCTGCAAGGCGGCTATGGACGCCGAGAAATACATTGAGAGCCTGGAACACAGCGCGGTAATGCTGTAA